From Streptomyces sp. NBC_00690, a single genomic window includes:
- a CDS encoding succinate dehydrogenase iron-sulfur subunit: MATPVLDKVEADSAASPYITVTFRIRRFNPEVSEDAVWEDFPIEIDPKERVLDGLHKIKWDVDGTLTFRRSCAHGICGSDAMRINGKNRLACKTLIKDLNPAKPITVEPIKGLTVLKDLIVDMEPFFQAYRDVMPFLVTKGNEPTRERFQSAEDRERFDDTTKCILCAACTSSCPVFWNDGQYFGPAAIVNAHRFIFDSRDEAGEQRLEILNDKDGVWRCRTTFNCTDACPRGIEVTKAIQEVKRALITRRF, translated from the coding sequence ATGGCTACCCCCGTACTGGACAAGGTCGAGGCCGACTCAGCCGCCTCGCCGTACATCACGGTCACCTTCCGCATCCGCCGCTTCAACCCGGAGGTCTCCGAGGACGCGGTCTGGGAGGACTTCCCGATCGAGATCGACCCCAAGGAGCGGGTCCTCGACGGTCTTCACAAGATCAAGTGGGATGTCGACGGCACGCTGACCTTCCGCCGCTCGTGCGCGCACGGGATCTGCGGCTCGGACGCGATGCGGATCAACGGCAAGAACAGGCTCGCCTGCAAGACGCTGATCAAGGACCTCAACCCCGCCAAGCCGATCACGGTCGAGCCCATCAAGGGCCTGACGGTCCTCAAGGACCTGATCGTGGACATGGAGCCGTTCTTCCAGGCGTACCGGGACGTGATGCCGTTCCTGGTGACCAAGGGGAACGAGCCGACGCGTGAGCGCTTCCAGTCCGCCGAGGACCGCGAGCGCTTCGACGACACCACCAAGTGCATCCTGTGCGCCGCGTGCACCAGCTCCTGCCCGGTGTTCTGGAACGACGGGCAGTACTTCGGCCCGGCGGCCATCGTCAATGCGCACCGCTTCATCTTCGACTCGCGCGACGAGGCCGGGGAGCAGCGGTTGGAGATCCTGAACGACAAGGACGGCGTGTGGCGCTGCCGTACGACGTTCAACTGCACGGACGCCTGTCCGCGTGGGATCGAGGTCACCAAGGCGATCCAGGAAGTGAAGCGGGCGCTGATCACCCGCCGCTTCTGA
- the sdhA gene encoding succinate dehydrogenase flavoprotein subunit, with product MKIHKYDTVIVGAGGAGMRAAIEATKRSRTAVLTKLYPTRSHTGAAQGGMAAALANVEEDNWEWHTFDTVKGGDYLVDQDAAEILAKEAIDAVLDLEKMGLPFNRTPNGTIDQRRFGGHSRNHGEAPVRRSCYAADRTGHMILQTLYQNCVKEGVEFFNEFYVLDQLITEDPETGVKKSSGVVAYELATGEIHIFQAKAVIYASGGTGKFFKVTSNAHTLTGDGQAACYRRGLPLEDMEFFQFHPTGIWRMGILLTEGARGEGGILRNKDGERFMEKYAPVMKDLASRDVVSRSIYTEIREGRGCGPEGDHVYLDLTHLPPEQLDAKLPDITEFARTYLGIEPYTDPIPIQPTAHYAMGGIPTNVEGEVLSDNTTVVPGLYAAGEVACVSVHGANRLGTNSLLDINVFGKRSGIAAAEYSAKNDYVDLPENPASLVQEQVERLRNSTGKERVSDIRRELQETMDANVMVFRTEQTIKTAVEKIGELRARYKNVSIQDKGKRFNTDLLEAIELGNLLDLAEVMAVSALARKESRGGHYREDYPNRDDVNFMRHTMAYREVGDDGSESIRLDYKPVVQTRYQPMERKY from the coding sequence ATGAAGATCCACAAGTACGACACCGTCATCGTCGGCGCTGGCGGAGCGGGCATGCGTGCGGCCATCGAGGCCACCAAGCGCAGCCGGACCGCAGTCCTGACGAAGCTCTACCCCACCCGCTCCCACACCGGTGCGGCGCAGGGCGGCATGGCCGCCGCGCTCGCCAACGTGGAAGAGGACAACTGGGAGTGGCACACCTTCGACACGGTCAAGGGCGGTGACTACCTGGTCGACCAGGACGCCGCCGAGATCCTGGCGAAGGAGGCCATCGACGCCGTCCTCGACCTGGAGAAGATGGGCCTGCCGTTCAACCGCACCCCGAACGGCACCATCGACCAGCGCCGCTTCGGCGGGCACTCCCGCAACCACGGCGAGGCCCCCGTCCGCAGGTCCTGCTACGCGGCGGACCGCACTGGCCACATGATCCTCCAGACGCTGTACCAAAACTGCGTCAAGGAGGGCGTCGAGTTCTTCAACGAGTTCTACGTCCTGGACCAGCTGATCACCGAGGACCCCGAGACCGGAGTCAAGAAGTCGTCCGGCGTGGTCGCCTACGAGCTGGCCACCGGCGAGATCCACATCTTCCAGGCGAAGGCCGTCATCTACGCCTCCGGCGGCACCGGCAAGTTCTTCAAGGTGACCTCCAACGCCCACACGCTCACCGGTGACGGGCAGGCCGCCTGCTACCGGCGCGGGCTGCCGCTGGAGGACATGGAGTTCTTCCAGTTCCACCCGACGGGCATCTGGCGCATGGGCATCCTGCTCACGGAGGGCGCCCGCGGTGAGGGCGGCATCCTGCGCAACAAGGACGGCGAGCGCTTCATGGAGAAGTACGCGCCCGTCATGAAGGACCTCGCCTCGCGGGACGTCGTCTCGCGCTCCATCTACACGGAGATCCGCGAGGGCCGCGGCTGCGGACCCGAGGGCGACCACGTCTACCTCGACCTGACCCACCTGCCGCCGGAGCAGCTGGACGCCAAGCTGCCCGACATCACGGAGTTCGCGCGCACCTATCTGGGCATCGAGCCGTACACGGACCCGATCCCGATCCAGCCGACCGCGCACTACGCCATGGGCGGCATCCCCACCAACGTCGAGGGTGAGGTCCTCTCGGACAACACCACCGTCGTTCCCGGTCTGTACGCCGCCGGTGAGGTCGCCTGCGTCTCGGTGCACGGCGCCAACCGGCTGGGCACCAACTCGCTGCTGGACATCAACGTCTTCGGCAAGCGCTCCGGCATCGCCGCCGCCGAGTACTCCGCGAAGAACGACTACGTCGATCTCCCCGAGAACCCGGCGTCGCTGGTCCAGGAGCAGGTGGAGCGGCTGCGCAACTCCACCGGCAAGGAGCGGGTCTCCGACATCCGCCGCGAGCTCCAGGAGACCATGGACGCCAACGTCATGGTCTTCCGCACCGAGCAGACCATCAAGACGGCGGTCGAGAAGATCGGCGAGCTTCGCGCCCGCTACAAGAACGTGTCCATCCAGGACAAGGGCAAGCGGTTCAACACGGACCTGCTGGAGGCCATCGAGCTGGGCAACCTGCTCGACCTGGCCGAGGTCATGGCCGTCTCGGCGCTGGCCCGCAAGGAATCCCGCGGCGGTCACTACCGCGAGGACTACCCCAACCGCGACGACGTCAACTTCATGCGCCACACCATGGCGTACCGCGAGGTCGGCGACGACGGCTCCGAGAGCATCCGTCTCGACTACAAGCCGGTCGTCCAGACCCGCTACCAGCCGATGGAGCGTAAGTACTGA
- a CDS encoding succinate dehydrogenase hydrophobic membrane anchor subunit yields the protein MSADTSSAIGPVESGSLYDVDNPAPLIEAPRKRTGKTPRATRGNFEMAAWLFMRLSGVVLVVLVIGHLVIQLVLDGGVSKIGFAFVAGRWASPFWQVWDLLMLWLAMLHGANGLRTVINDYAERPNTRLWLKGLLYTATVFTILLGTLVIFTFDPNIR from the coding sequence ATGTCTGCTGACACCTCTTCCGCGATCGGTCCCGTCGAGAGCGGCTCGCTCTACGACGTGGACAACCCGGCCCCCCTGATCGAGGCCCCCCGCAAGCGCACGGGCAAGACCCCGCGCGCCACCCGCGGCAACTTCGAGATGGCCGCCTGGCTCTTCATGCGGCTCTCCGGCGTGGTGCTGGTCGTGCTGGTCATCGGCCACCTCGTGATCCAGCTGGTGCTGGACGGCGGCGTCTCCAAGATCGGCTTCGCTTTTGTCGCCGGTCGCTGGGCGTCCCCGTTCTGGCAGGTCTGGGACCTGCTGATGCTCTGGCTCGCCATGCTGCACGGCGCCAACGGCCTGCGTACCGTCATCAACGACTACGCCGAGCGGCCGAACACGCGCCTGTGGCTCAAGGGCCTGCTGTACACCGCGACGGTGTTCACCATCCTGCTGGGCACGCTGGTGATCTTCACCTTCGACCCGAACATCCGCTAA
- the sdhC gene encoding succinate dehydrogenase, cytochrome b556 subunit: MPAGTLYRGREGMWSWVAHRVTGVLIFFFLFVHVLDTALVRVSPEDYDKVVAVYKTPIVALLEYGLVAAVLFHALNGLRVIAVDFWSKGPRYQKQMLWTVMGIWIVLMAGALYPVLGHAVREVFGS, from the coding sequence GTGCCGGCTGGAACGCTGTACCGCGGCCGGGAAGGAATGTGGTCATGGGTGGCTCATCGAGTCACCGGCGTCCTCATCTTCTTCTTCCTGTTCGTCCATGTCCTTGACACTGCTCTCGTCCGTGTCTCCCCCGAGGACTACGACAAGGTCGTAGCCGTCTACAAGACGCCGATCGTTGCCCTGTTGGAGTACGGCCTCGTCGCCGCCGTGCTGTTCCACGCGCTCAACGGCCTGCGGGTCATCGCCGTGGACTTCTGGTCCAAGGGACCGCGCTACCAGAAGCAGATGCTCTGGACGGTCATGGGCATTTGGATCGTGCTGATGGCGGGTGCGCTCTACCCCGTCCTCGGACACGCCGTACGTGAAGTCTTCGGGAGTTGA
- a CDS encoding 2-oxo-4-hydroxy-4-carboxy-5-ureidoimidazoline decarboxylase — protein sequence MLTTCPPLSPSRPHPALRSIADDLPALDASQFQEPTLSSEVPVGLPKRPAAPPGTPTALTPRSRARLPGQHPLAPAGLELLNRMDQDAAVAALLNCCGSRHWAERLAAHRPYPDLDVLLAACDEASYDLSPADLHEALAREPAAGPDRALTDVPTSALTALAAAHAAYESRFGHSFVISLVTFRPAEHLDQILIGIRARLAHTPDTEREVAAEELRGLARSRLIRLVS from the coding sequence TTGCTAACCACTTGCCCTCCCCTGTCGCCCTCCCGGCCTCACCCAGCCCTCCGCTCGATCGCCGACGACCTTCCGGCGCTCGACGCGTCCCAGTTCCAGGAGCCCACGCTGTCCAGCGAAGTCCCCGTCGGCCTCCCGAAGCGACCGGCAGCCCCGCCGGGCACTCCCACCGCGCTGACGCCCCGATCACGAGCCCGACTGCCCGGGCAGCACCCCCTCGCGCCCGCCGGTCTGGAACTCCTCAACCGGATGGACCAGGACGCCGCCGTCGCCGCCCTCCTGAACTGCTGCGGGAGCCGGCATTGGGCCGAACGGCTGGCCGCCCACCGCCCCTACCCCGATCTCGATGTGCTGCTGGCGGCCTGCGACGAGGCCAGCTACGACCTCTCCCCCGCAGATCTCCACGAGGCGCTCGCCCGGGAACCCGCCGCGGGGCCGGACCGGGCCCTGACGGACGTACCGACATCCGCCCTGACCGCACTGGCCGCGGCCCACGCCGCGTACGAGAGCAGATTCGGCCACTCCTTCGTCATCTCCCTCGTCACTTTCCGGCCAGCCGAACACCTCGATCAGATCTTGATCGGCATCCGTGCGCGACTCGCCCATACCCCCGACACAGAGCGGGAGGTCGCCGCAGAGGAATTGCGCGGTCTGGCCCGATCCCGACTGATCCGCCTGGTGTCCTAG
- a CDS encoding beta-N-acetylhexosaminidase, giving the protein MAAVLSIAATGCSTGTSDEPGGSGQSGRSSRTDAGAGRGTADPTPSPSPTRTYPLSTAPATIPAVRNHEPARGPGWRPAPGSGVVVTAGGEALADEARLLAGELKIAYREAGPVRPGDVELVLAPSQQGGSESYTVQTADNRVRIAGPSEAGVFYGTRTLKQAVRSGGAMPEGVIRDAPDRPQRGLMVDTARKHFSAGWIEGRLREMADLKLNQFGLHFSDDQGFRIESDSHPEVVSRDHLTKAEVRRILALAASLHITVIPEIDSPGHLGAVLAAHPQLRLRDAAGRSVRGAIDIGNPASARLVDELLTEYADLFEGAYWHLGGDEYQALTRRDPEASFPRLAAIAREEYGPEGQVQDLATQWVNDRAEVLRPLDRRLKAWNDGFFRGGEVSVDKDIEVEYWTGKEIGARPPVEYLAEGRRVVNVNDEYLYYVLGEPNDFRYPTGQRIYEQWTPLVLRGTRPVPAKYSDQIVGARFAIWCDLAGSQTPDQIARAIVLPLSALAQKVWDPRKPALSWARFAALAERLD; this is encoded by the coding sequence GTGGCCGCTGTCCTCTCGATAGCAGCGACCGGCTGCTCAACGGGAACCTCGGATGAACCGGGAGGTTCCGGTCAGTCGGGGCGATCCAGTCGCACCGATGCCGGCGCTGGCCGCGGCACGGCGGACCCCACGCCCAGCCCGTCACCCACCCGGACGTACCCCCTCTCCACTGCACCGGCGACGATCCCCGCCGTACGGAACCACGAACCGGCACGCGGTCCGGGCTGGCGGCCCGCGCCCGGTTCGGGAGTCGTCGTCACCGCGGGCGGCGAGGCCCTGGCGGACGAGGCCAGACTGCTCGCAGGCGAACTCAAGATCGCCTACCGGGAGGCCGGGCCCGTCAGACCCGGCGATGTGGAACTGGTCCTCGCACCCTCCCAGCAGGGCGGCTCCGAGTCGTACACCGTCCAGACCGCCGACAATCGCGTCCGAATAGCGGGTCCCTCCGAAGCCGGTGTCTTCTACGGCACCCGCACGCTCAAGCAGGCGGTGCGCTCCGGCGGCGCCATGCCCGAAGGCGTCATTCGGGATGCGCCCGACCGGCCTCAGCGCGGACTGATGGTGGACACCGCCCGCAAGCACTTCAGCGCGGGCTGGATCGAGGGGCGGCTGCGGGAGATGGCCGACCTCAAGCTCAATCAGTTCGGACTGCACTTCTCCGACGACCAGGGGTTTCGGATCGAGTCGGACAGCCATCCCGAGGTGGTGTCCCGCGACCACCTGACCAAGGCGGAGGTGCGTCGCATCCTCGCGCTCGCCGCCTCCCTGCACATCACCGTGATCCCCGAGATCGACTCGCCTGGCCATCTGGGGGCGGTACTCGCCGCCCATCCGCAACTGCGACTCAGGGACGCGGCGGGTCGCAGCGTGCGGGGAGCGATCGACATCGGCAACCCGGCTTCGGCGCGGCTCGTCGACGAACTCCTCACCGAGTACGCCGATCTGTTCGAAGGTGCCTATTGGCACCTCGGGGGTGACGAGTACCAGGCCCTCACTCGACGCGATCCGGAAGCATCCTTTCCGCGCCTCGCCGCCATCGCCCGCGAGGAGTACGGCCCCGAAGGACAGGTCCAGGACCTGGCTACCCAGTGGGTCAACGACCGGGCCGAGGTGTTGCGTCCGCTCGATCGGCGGCTCAAGGCGTGGAACGACGGCTTCTTCCGCGGCGGTGAGGTCAGCGTCGACAAGGACATCGAGGTCGAGTACTGGACCGGCAAGGAGATAGGGGCCCGCCCGCCCGTGGAGTACCTCGCCGAGGGGCGCCGGGTGGTGAACGTCAACGACGAGTACCTCTACTACGTACTCGGCGAGCCCAATGACTTCCGCTATCCGACCGGTCAGCGCATCTACGAGCAGTGGACCCCGCTGGTGCTCCGCGGCACCCGACCGGTTCCAGCGAAGTACTCCGACCAGATCGTCGGGGCACGATTCGCCATCTGGTGTGATCTGGCGGGCTCCCAGACGCCGGACCAGATCGCGCGGGCGATCGTCCTCCCGCTGAGCGCATTGGCCCAGAAGGTGTGGGACCCGCGGAAACCCGCCCTCAGTTGGGCCCGGTTCGCGGCGCTCGCCGAACGTCTGGACTGA
- a CDS encoding methyltransferase domain-containing protein — protein MSWRTLANALADSLEASGDLSSAHWRRAVEETPRHYFVPSYYLPDAGTLTTWRKLTEADGDEWLTTAYKTRTLVTQFSEPGSGVPTSSSTTPSLVVRMLELLNVRTTDDVLDLGTGTGYQTALLAHRLTGSQQLVSADIDPALTSAAAEVLSRLGHTPQLRTVDAMVEEWGCTFDRVIASCALPRINGSLRNAVRDGGRLIANLFPPLNNTLVVLDRQPNGCLEGRFHGDGGSFMAARSRGGPPAPNAGQSSYASGTTNVPIAAFDNYHFQFLLAAHLPGAELQYGYEGDVATRRVVLPGDNWAEVTYDGAKPSTWSEAGGQGVWESVERWWRWFTDHGQPTWDRFGLTVTPEDAHVLWFEDPAGADVWALV, from the coding sequence ATGAGCTGGCGAACTCTCGCCAATGCGCTCGCCGACTCCCTGGAGGCGAGTGGCGATCTCTCCTCTGCCCACTGGCGCCGGGCTGTGGAGGAAACCCCACGGCACTACTTCGTCCCCTCGTACTACCTCCCCGATGCCGGCACGCTCACCACCTGGCGGAAGCTCACCGAGGCGGATGGTGACGAGTGGCTGACGACGGCCTACAAAACCCGCACGCTGGTCACCCAGTTCAGCGAGCCGGGCAGCGGAGTACCGACTTCGTCGAGCACCACTCCGAGCCTTGTAGTGAGGATGCTCGAACTCCTGAATGTCCGGACCACCGACGATGTCTTGGACCTGGGAACGGGAACCGGCTATCAGACCGCGTTGCTCGCTCACCGGCTCACCGGCTCCCAGCAGCTCGTGTCGGCGGACATCGACCCCGCGCTGACGAGCGCCGCCGCCGAGGTGCTCTCGCGGCTCGGACACACTCCGCAGCTCCGGACCGTGGACGCGATGGTGGAGGAGTGGGGGTGCACCTTCGACAGGGTCATCGCGTCCTGCGCGCTCCCCCGGATCAACGGCTCGCTCCGGAACGCGGTCCGGGACGGGGGGCGCCTGATCGCCAACCTCTTCCCTCCACTGAACAACACACTCGTCGTTCTGGACCGCCAGCCGAACGGCTGCCTGGAGGGACGCTTCCACGGGGACGGCGGCTCATTCATGGCCGCCCGCTCTCGCGGCGGCCCCCCAGCCCCCAACGCTGGGCAGTCGTCGTACGCCAGTGGCACGACGAACGTTCCGATCGCGGCGTTCGACAACTACCACTTCCAGTTCCTCTTGGCGGCCCATCTTCCCGGAGCGGAACTTCAGTACGGCTACGAAGGGGACGTCGCCACGAGGCGGGTAGTCCTGCCCGGTGACAATTGGGCCGAGGTGACGTACGACGGCGCGAAGCCCTCGACGTGGTCGGAGGCCGGAGGGCAAGGCGTCTGGGAATCCGTCGAACGCTGGTGGAGGTGGTTCACCGACCACGGCCAGCCGACATGGGACCGGTTCGGCCTGACCGTGACACCTGAAGATGCCCACGTGCTGTGGTTCGAGGACCCTGCGGGAGCGGACGTCTGGGCACTGGTCTGA
- a CDS encoding MvdC/MvdD family ATP grasp protein, translated as MNSTVLIVDGPFEAGTDLVAEGLSAANVPVFRMDTADFPHALELSASFTDGEWSGRLSNPHRRVDLAEVRAVYWNRPRLFEFPELSASDAHWARGAARIGLGGVLTSLEARWMNHPARASAAEFKPRQLKVARASGLSVPRTLITNSTDQVRAFAAGLGGAPVITKPLGMPTVVHQTGLETMYTRAVDLGDLKGIHLTAHLFQEQVPKEFEVRTVVIDGACHSVRIDTDSAAAEHDWRADYDSLKYTPIRTPCAVQEGVRRYMDAMGLAYASLDFIVRPDRAWIFLEANASGQWAWLHNELPLTSMFVHTLEKWCKT; from the coding sequence GTGAACTCAACAGTCCTGATCGTGGACGGCCCCTTCGAGGCGGGTACCGACCTCGTCGCGGAGGGGCTGTCCGCAGCCAACGTTCCGGTTTTCCGGATGGACACGGCTGACTTCCCGCACGCACTGGAGCTGAGCGCCTCGTTCACGGACGGCGAATGGTCGGGGCGCCTTAGCAACCCCCACCGCCGAGTCGATCTGGCCGAGGTGCGGGCGGTGTACTGGAATCGGCCGCGCCTGTTCGAGTTCCCCGAGTTGTCAGCCTCGGACGCCCACTGGGCGCGAGGGGCTGCCCGGATCGGGCTGGGCGGAGTGCTGACAAGCCTGGAGGCCCGGTGGATGAATCATCCGGCCAGAGCGTCGGCCGCCGAGTTCAAGCCCCGGCAGCTCAAGGTGGCCCGCGCGTCCGGGCTGTCCGTGCCACGCACCCTGATCACCAACTCAACCGACCAAGTCCGGGCATTCGCGGCCGGGCTTGGCGGGGCCCCGGTCATCACCAAACCGCTCGGAATGCCGACAGTTGTTCACCAGACCGGATTGGAGACGATGTATACCCGGGCCGTCGACTTGGGCGACTTGAAGGGAATCCACCTGACCGCGCACCTGTTCCAGGAACAGGTCCCCAAGGAATTCGAAGTTCGCACCGTCGTCATTGACGGGGCATGTCACAGCGTGCGGATCGACACCGACAGCGCCGCCGCCGAGCACGATTGGCGAGCGGATTACGACTCGCTGAAGTACACCCCCATCAGAACCCCGTGCGCCGTCCAGGAAGGCGTCCGCCGGTACATGGACGCGATGGGCCTCGCCTATGCGTCACTGGACTTCATCGTTCGACCGGACCGGGCTTGGATCTTCCTGGAGGCGAACGCCTCGGGCCAGTGGGCCTGGCTACACAACGAACTGCCCCTCACTTCCATGTTCGTACACACACTGGAGAAATGGTGCAAGACATGA
- the tgmA gene encoding putative ATP-grasp-modified RiPP, with protein sequence MELIAQLPLQTVLPMDAAPTGARPYALGGARFTAASPASASSLGLPAYDPVRQTAAYQDGTPLTTMATSKKTNPDGDIKNPPPHDEGADPGCFE encoded by the coding sequence GTGGAACTCATCGCACAGTTACCCCTTCAGACCGTACTTCCCATGGATGCCGCCCCCACGGGCGCGCGCCCGTACGCGCTGGGTGGCGCACGCTTCACCGCAGCCTCCCCCGCGTCGGCGTCGAGCCTGGGTCTGCCGGCATACGATCCCGTACGGCAGACGGCCGCCTACCAGGACGGCACTCCGCTGACCACGATGGCGACCTCCAAGAAGACGAACCCGGACGGGGACATCAAGAACCCTCCGCCGCATGACGAAGGCGCGGACCCTGGCTGCTTCGAGTGA
- a CDS encoding DUF6415 family natural product biosynthesis protein, giving the protein MGQQGQRFFLIGQPARRGIAPPLEQRPTGEGWTHRLPEPGFAVAPGVAAETGMLRTFLEAMRRDLTAGRTPVRVTVVAIEESVEYLLSSHLDEVKEGDLDAAVVTLRGYLGALVEEADAVLDFGRVVVRAMVDRARGVAGREGGRNSAEVREAAKTARDLLTLMKQEGWEGPRAVDPGSSP; this is encoded by the coding sequence ATGGGGCAACAAGGCCAACGGTTCTTCCTGATCGGCCAGCCCGCCCGCCGCGGAATCGCCCCTCCGTTGGAGCAGCGGCCGACAGGCGAAGGCTGGACGCACCGACTCCCCGAGCCGGGCTTCGCGGTAGCTCCCGGGGTCGCTGCGGAAACAGGGATGTTACGCACGTTCCTGGAAGCGATGCGGCGAGACCTGACAGCCGGTAGGACACCGGTCCGTGTGACCGTCGTCGCGATCGAGGAAAGCGTCGAGTACCTGTTGAGCAGCCACCTCGACGAGGTGAAGGAGGGCGACCTCGACGCTGCGGTGGTCACACTCCGGGGATACCTGGGAGCGCTGGTCGAAGAGGCCGATGCAGTTCTGGACTTCGGCCGGGTGGTCGTGCGGGCCATGGTCGACCGGGCCCGGGGCGTCGCGGGCCGGGAGGGGGGTCGCAACAGCGCGGAGGTGCGCGAAGCGGCGAAGACGGCCCGCGATCTCTTGACCCTCATGAAGCAGGAGGGGTGGGAGGGCCCTAGAGCAGTCGACCCGGGGAGCAGTCCGTGA
- a CDS encoding ATP-binding protein — MSTTAIRKTAIGEPSYRQVVACSPEAASTARRLVATALEMWGIQDLCSDAAQIASELATNAVVHTKCQTFRFSVELQEGGVRISAEDSALDVLPARRAADDSSLGGRGLHLVDALCARWGYELHPQSKTVWAELCVPEAEG, encoded by the coding sequence GTGAGTACGACGGCGATCCGCAAAACCGCCATAGGAGAGCCCAGCTACAGGCAAGTCGTGGCGTGCAGCCCCGAGGCCGCTTCCACTGCACGACGCCTCGTTGCCACCGCCCTGGAGATGTGGGGCATACAGGATCTGTGCAGCGACGCGGCGCAGATCGCCTCTGAGCTGGCTACGAACGCCGTCGTTCACACGAAATGCCAGACGTTCCGGTTCTCCGTGGAGCTGCAAGAGGGTGGGGTCCGCATCAGCGCCGAGGACTCTGCGCTCGATGTTCTTCCCGCCCGCCGTGCCGCTGACGACAGCTCGTTGGGCGGACGGGGCCTCCACCTCGTCGACGCCCTCTGCGCCCGCTGGGGATACGAACTACACCCCCAGAGCAAGACGGTGTGGGCTGAGCTGTGCGTCCCGGAGGCGGAGGGCTGA
- a CDS encoding helix-turn-helix domain-containing protein has product MPEARPNVHRRRLGSALRSLRRAAGLSMEEAADRLALSGKPTLSKIENGKQRVQGLALTAFLEVYGVREEATRQAIKAMATLAASGRRTSLLDEYREAVVTEGFEEYLHLEELACATEGYLTVVPGLLQTEDYALSIVERSQVWPSRREVARFVELRMARQAALTRETPLTFACILDEAALRRVVGGRAVMKAQLERLLEVTEQRNNVDVRVLPFDVGAHASSDGPFQLLHFSAGPPVVVIEGKTRSVYLEEAGDVDRYRSALDSLTEQTLPADQTRRFISDLIKDCYS; this is encoded by the coding sequence ATGCCCGAAGCGAGACCGAACGTCCACCGCAGGAGGCTCGGCTCGGCCCTGCGGTCTCTACGCCGCGCCGCCGGGCTTTCGATGGAAGAAGCCGCAGATCGTCTGGCACTCTCGGGCAAACCCACTCTCAGCAAGATCGAGAATGGCAAGCAGAGGGTTCAGGGGCTCGCCCTGACCGCGTTCCTTGAGGTCTACGGGGTGCGGGAGGAAGCGACCCGGCAGGCGATCAAGGCCATGGCCACTCTCGCGGCCAGCGGTCGGCGCACGAGCCTGCTCGACGAGTACCGCGAAGCCGTCGTGACCGAAGGGTTTGAGGAGTATCTGCACCTGGAGGAGCTGGCTTGTGCGACCGAGGGCTACCTCACGGTTGTCCCTGGCCTGCTCCAGACCGAGGACTACGCGCTCTCGATCGTGGAACGGAGTCAGGTGTGGCCTTCGCGGCGCGAGGTGGCCCGCTTCGTCGAGCTGAGGATGGCGCGCCAGGCCGCGCTTACTCGCGAGACGCCGCTCACCTTCGCCTGCATTCTGGATGAAGCCGCCCTTCGGAGGGTCGTCGGAGGACGGGCAGTCATGAAAGCCCAACTCGAACGACTCCTCGAAGTGACCGAACAGCGCAACAATGTGGATGTGCGCGTCCTGCCGTTCGATGTTGGCGCCCACGCCAGTTCGGACGGCCCATTCCAGCTTCTACACTTCTCTGCGGGACCACCGGTCGTCGTGATCGAAGGCAAGACGAGATCGGTCTACCTGGAGGAGGCGGGAGACGTGGACCGGTATCGGTCTGCCCTCGACTCTCTGACTGAACAGACGCTCCCTGCGGACCAGACCCGTCGCTTCATCAGCGACTTGATCAAGGATTGCTACTCATGA
- a CDS encoding DUF397 domain-containing protein encodes MKKQVDLTSADWAKSELSNGGNNCLEVAFVDGVVALRDSKDVGDPDAKVLIVSMEDYRLFTTSVRAGQATLLP; translated from the coding sequence ATGAAAAAGCAGGTTGACCTGACCTCTGCCGACTGGGCCAAGAGTGAACTGAGCAACGGCGGCAACAATTGCCTGGAAGTCGCCTTCGTCGATGGCGTTGTGGCGCTGCGTGACTCCAAGGACGTCGGGGACCCCGATGCAAAGGTCCTGATCGTGTCCATGGAGGACTACCGGCTCTTTACGACGAGTGTGCGGGCGGGGCAGGCGACCCTTCTTCCCTGA